A segment of the Candidatus Eisenbacteria bacterium genome:
CTCGCTTCCGTGGCACGCTTGGTGACGAATTCCCCCGTCCCGAACGGGCTTCTGCAGTCGGTTCACGATGAAGAATATCTGAGATGGCGGTTGATAGAATCGCCAGAGGCCTCCAGGTACAAGATCTTCAACGTCGGTGACCTTGCTATGGCGGTGAAACTGTGCGAGAAGCGTGGCCACAAGTACATCGACCTCCTGTGTGTGCCCTCCGGCTGCAGCGGGCGCGACACAAGACTTCTCATTTCAACACTCGCAATCTGGGGCATGAAAGAAGGCTACTCGTACCTTCGCTATTATACCAACAGCAGAAGCGTCACGGAGTACTTGCGCCGGTCACTGTGGGGCATAGTGAAGCGTAGCGATTTTGTATTTCACTCTCCTGACCGAAGTCTCGCGGAGAAGCTGAGGAAGTCGCAATGGCATCTAGAGCTCATAGAAGGTGACTTCGAGGAGTTCTGAACTTGCATCCACTGAGTCTATTTGCCTCAACCAACCTGATACTTCTCTTCCACGCAGTGCCTTCAAAGGACTGGTTTGCCGACACTCTTCGCCGCGTCAGGCAGTTCTACAACTTCGTATCTGCTGAGGACATCGAGTTGTATTACTACGGTGGAGGGATCCTTGGCAACTCGTGTCACGTCACCTTTGACGACGGCAAGCGCACTGTCTACGAGAATGCGTTGCCAGTACTCAAGGACATGAACATCCCTGCGACAGTGTTTGTCTCACCGAGGGTCGTTACCGAGGGTCGAAACTACTGGTTTCAGGAACTAAGGATAATCAGATCCATCATAGGAGATGCGGAAGTCAAGGAGGCGATATGTGACTCGATAGGGTGCAGTCTCGCGGATATTCAGAAGTACCGTGTTCTTTCGATACTGAAGTGCATGAAGCTCGCTGATATAGCGAGCACGATCGACTCTCTCAAGGCAAGGCATGACATTAGGATTAAGGAACGGTTCAACATCAGCGTGGCCGAACTGCATGAGATGATTGATTCGGGCGTGTTTGCAGTCGGCGGCCACACGATGAACCACGCCATATTGAGCAACGAAAGCGAGGAAACCGCGGAGAAGGAGATACGCGAATCCCTCGAAGGACTCTCTCGAATGACCTCCTCGCGCACCAGGTACTTCTCTTACCCCAATGGTTCGAAGCTGGACTATGGAGAGAGAGAAATTGCTATTCTCGGACGCAATGATATCAAGCTTACCTTCGCGTACAACACGGAATTCTTTGGCAAGAAGAGCAATCCGATGTCCCTACCCCGAGCAGCGTTCGCAATATCAGGCAGCGGCGAGAACCCCGCGATAGTGCCCAAGATCTTGCTTGTGCCGATCTGGGAAGGAGTCCGGAGTCTTGTGAGACTTGGTCGGACCGAGGAACGGGAGAGGACTGAAATCAGAAGACATCTCCTGCTGCCCAGACACGGCTCGTCCTCTCACAGTGAATGATAGTTAGATGAGGATACACCCAGCTTGTTTCTGCTCAAGCCCCCGATTTCCCCACAATACCGTACACAATTCCATCCTGATTTGGTGTTGCTTCTTGGCCAAAGACGTGATATCATTATGTTGGTTTGGGGTCGGTACGTGTTGACGGCGGATAGTATTATTAATTAGTTCACTCACGACGCCGGCGGAAAAACCAGAAGGTCGCCCACGACGGGTGATTCTGTATACTTTTCTTGACCGCATTCTGATGCGAAGACGATTTTTGTTACTCTGCCTGGGTAACAACAGCGTAAGGCGACGTTGACGGTGGCAGGTCTCCGGAGGTTCATGATGCGTCTTTCAAGCGCGCGTGGCAGGCGTACGCCTGTGTTCTCGCGGCTGGCGAGACTTCTCTCTCCTCTCGTTTCCCCTCTTGTCTTGTCCTGGATTTCCCTCCTCCTGCTCATCCTTGTCGCCTCTCAGCCAAGGGAGGTCAGGGCAGATAGCGCGACCTGGTGGAACTACTCGTATGGGTACCGACAGCAGCTGACTATTTCCAACAATAGTACCTCTGTCCTGCCGGCCGGCTATTCGGTTTCTTTGTCTTTGGATCATTTCTCGCTGGTCGAAGCAGGCAAGTCCTTGGCCAATGGTAACGATGTCAGAATAGTCTATTGGAATGGCTCAACTCATACGGAGCTGGACCGAGTCAATGAGCTAGGCTGGAACACGGCAGGAACCAATGCTCAAATCTGGTTCAGGATCCAGGCCGACATTGTGGGAAGTGGCACGGATGACGGCTATTTTCTCTACTACGGGAACAGAGATGCAGGTGCGCCGCCAGCGGACAGGAAAAACGTCTACGAGTTCTTTGACAATTTCTCAGACTATGACACAAGACAATACGACACCTCGGTGCCCGGAACCACCGACGTGATAGGAAACGGAGACGAACAGGCTTGGAAGGTTCAGTCAGGGACCTGGAACATCGAGAACGATGCGCAAGCTGACGGGACAACGGGCAAAGTCCTCAGTAGCGATTGTGTCTCCGGGCTTTACGACTACGCTTACGTGCTGAACAAAAACTACGACAACGTCCTGGTCGAAGTGAAGATGAGAACTAAGAGTGGGGAGAATGGCGGGTATTGGCCCTTCGGCGCCCGTCTTGATACGTTGACTGGAGCCAACTACACCGCTTGGAGCTATGCCACTTACAGCAAGATGTTCCGGTACTCAAGTTGGTCGTCACCCACCGCTTTGGTTACGGGTACGACACGGTCGGGTATGAGCAACAATTGGCACACTCTTAGATTCACGCTGGACGGGACAAAACTCAATCTGTACTTCGATGGCGTCAGCTACGGCTGTTATGTGGAGGACGCGACTTTAACTTCGGGCACCATCTTTGCCGTGGGGTCTGCCAGCCGGAAGATGCACTTCGACGACTTCAAGGTGAGGAAATACGTGACCGACGAGCCAAGCGTTTTGGCCGCCGCGGAAGAGGAGGGCTTGGCAAGACCGATAGTCTCCTTGAACAAGAAATGGCGCCTGAAGGGCGATCTTCACACACCCACCGATCAATACGTCAGTTTCAGTGTCAGCTTCCCCGAAGGTGAAGGAATGACAGAGGCGCAGGGAAGCTACGAAATTCTCGAAGCAGACCTGAGCGGCGCACTCTCACGCACCGGTCCAACGAGCTGGGAAGGCCAGGCAGACATTTCGGGTCTGGAGACGGGGACTTTTCATCTGGTGGTCACAATAGGCGACGCGACCCAACAATCCAGCTCGGACCCGGCCGTTTTTCGTATCTCCTATCCCTTCTACCACGTCTGGACGATTGACTGGGAAGGGGGATACGTGCCCACGTTTCCCTATCTGGACAGCCTGGCTGCGCTGGCGGACGAGCACGAGATGCCTGTGTGTCAGTTTTTCAATCCGCGCATCTATGTGTATCCATATCTGGCTGAGTGGCAGAGGGCTCAGATGACGCAGTGGGTCTTGCAGAGGGCGCAGACCAGGGGAGACGAGATCGGCCTCCACCTGCACATGTACGCCGACTACGTGGAAGCCGTGGGCATCACACCGATCATGTCTCCTCACTGGGCTAATCATTCTGACGGGTACGACGTTCCTTTCGCCGCCTACGATTACGAGCAAAGCCTTGCTCTTCTTGACTTGGCTGTGTCGCTGTTTCAGGCAAAGGGTCTTGGTACGCCTTCGTCTTTCAGAGCCGGCGGCTGGTTTGCCGACGAAGAGAATCTGCAGGCGCTCTGCGAGCGGGAGTTCCTCATAGATGCCTCCGGGTGTATTTCCAGTACGACGGGCAGCCTTCCCAATTTATGGAGCCTTGGCGTCACGTCCCAGCCGTACCATCCCTGCCCGGAAGACAAGAACACGTCAAGCTGCCAGCCGGAAGACGCTAATCTTGTGCTCTTGGAGACACCGAACAATCTCGGCGTAACTAGCGGCACAGTGGACCGAAGACCGTACTTTAACGCGAATTATTCCGGCGCCCCTCTTGCCTCCGTGCGCGTCGGAGTGCTCCTCAGTCACGCCACGTCAGCCACCGGGGCCGAGGGGGCGATGATCGAGCAGTACTTCGCTCATGTTGATAGCTTCCTCTACGCCGCCGACAAGGGCGCCGTAGTATATGTCACACTAGCCGACGTGAGGGAGGCGCTTTCGGTTTTGCCTCTCGAGCCGCCAGATTTCCTGGGGCCGCCGGATCTTGTCTCGGGCGAACTCATCCAGCAGATCGGCGAGTCGTTCACTTTTCGGATTTACGAACCTGACTCTCTCGAGTTGGTGAAGTATCGAATCCAGATATCGCAGGCTCCCGACTATGACTACGACACTGGCATGGTTGTGGATTACGTGAGCGGACTCGACCCGCAAGGGACCTTCGGCTTTGCAGTGGGCCAGTCCGAGTCGACCGGCACCTATCATCGCGGGGCCGAGTGGCAGAGTCTCTCCCCTGGGTCTTACTATTGGAGAGTGATGGCGATTGATTCCGAAGGACACTACTCGCGGTGGAGTCTGGCCCGCGATGGCAACGTGGCATTCATGATCGAACAGCCGGAAGGTGTTGAAGGCGGACAGAATGCAAGCCCGGTTCCACTCGCTGTCAGTTTCTGTAACCCATCCGGACCGAGTGTATTCTTGAAAGCCCAAGTTCCCGTCGCGGGTAAAGCAACCTTGAGAATTTTCAACTGCTCGGGCAGACTAGTACGCACGCTGCCTCTGGACGGCCTTTCTGCCGGTGCGTCCGGTCACTACTGGGATGGGAAGAACTCCGAAGGGCTGTCGGTCTCGTCGGGCGTTTATCTCGTTGAACTGAGTCAGAGCGGACGGGCGGTGACCAAGAAGCTCGTGCTGGTGAAGTAAAGGTTTCTGCGTCGATCCCGACTGCGGGTCGGTTCCAATGAATAAACCATGCCTGTGAAGGTGCCGCGAGACGAGAAAAGAACACCCGAGCAACTCCGAGAGCATTATGTAATAGAGAAGGAGTTGGCACGTAGGCTGCGCAGCGCCGCGAAAGAGGAGAGGAAGCATCTATATACCGCGCTCTACGATGAGCTCTATCGGCGCGTGCCGCTGCATCCTCAGTTGACTCAGAAAGCTGACGCCCAGTCTCGGCTCCAGGCAGTATCGACACAGATGAGGCTGCTTGGACGTTACCTGCACCCCGATTCCATATTCCTTGAAATCGGAGCCGGCGACTGCAGTTTGTCGCGCGAAGTGTCCAGGCGTGTGCGCAAAGCCTATGCAGTTGACGTCTCAGAAGAAATCACCAAGGGCGAGAGCTTTCCCCAGAACTTCGAGCTGATCATATCCGACGGTTCCTCGATTCCTGTCCCCCGGGGTAGCGCGACTCTCGCTTACAGTCGCAGGCTGATGGAGCACTTGCATCCGGATGACGCCGTCGATCAACTCAAGAACGTTTACGTGGCGCTGGCTGAGGGAGGGAAGTACATCTGTATAACGCCCAATTCGCTCTCGGGCCCGTACGATATTTCAAGGTATTTCGATGAAGTGGCGACAGGATTTCACCTCAAGGAATATACTTTCACCGAACTCGACGAGCTCTTCCGGAAGGTTGGATTCTCCAGGATAGACGCCTATGCCGGAGGGCAGGGCACGTACGTCAGGATCCCGCCATCCGTGATTCTGCGGTGCGAGAGGATTCTTCGGAGGTTGCCGCCTTCACTGCGAAGAACGATAGCCAGTACGCTGCCTCTGAGGGCCTTGCTCGGTATAACAATGGTCGGCACGAAATAGTGCGTGGGCAGGTGAGCAAGGCTTGTCGGGAAAGGTCCGGGAGTGTTGAGCCATCAGGGTGGGGTCGATTTCGGTTTTCGCGGCGTGACCATCAGAAACCTCTCGCGAGCACAAGTGGCGAGGCCCGGGCGCGCGCCTCTTGGCTTGTGCACATATTTCTTCTCGGTGTAGATGACCGGCACACCCGAGGAGGTCCTTCCCTTGCTGAAATAGGCCGCAACGGAGGCGGCCTCTTCTATTGCCCTGCGCGACGGCGCGGACTTTCCCTTCTTCTTCAGCACCACGTGCGAACCCGGCATGGCCGATGCGTGAAACCAGAGGTCTTCGGGCTTTGCCAGATGGTGGGTGACGTAGTCGTTTTCCTTGTTGTTCCTTCCAACAATTATGGTCATGCCGTCTGAAGTCTCGAAGGTGCGAGGGTTGAACGTGGCCCCGGATTTCACCTCGGCTCCGGGTTTTCGCGCAGCCGTTGAACCGCGCACTCGCCCGGAGAGTCGGTCCAATTCGCGAGAGACTCTTTCGGACTCCTCTGCGTCAACCTGTTCGGGAATGTCTTCGCTGAATTCCTCAATTACCTGGAGCGAGCGCTCCACGGAGGCAGCTCTCTTCTTCAAGAGAGCGAGCGCCCTCTCTGCCTTTCTGGCCTTCTTGAAGTACCGCTCGGCGTTATCCGTGAGAGAAAGCGCGGGGTCGAGCTTGACCTTGACCAGAGACTGTCCGTCCACGTGAATGTCCTTGAGTTCGACAAGAGTGCTCCCTCGTCTCAAGGTTCCAAGATTGGCAAGGATCAGTTCTCCCGTCCTTCTGAACTCGTGAGCTTGCTCGGCTGACGAGAGATCTTCCAGAAGTGAGGCCCTCAGCCTGCCCAGTTTGTCTGAGAGAGCTGCTGCATGCTCCTTGAGTCGCGCGGCAGAAAGGCCCCTGTACCAGCGGCACAGCCCGAAGAACGAGAAACGCACGGCCTCCGACGCCGCCGGAAAGCACTTGAGAACACTTGTGGCTGCCGGCGTTGTGTCAGTGCTCCCCGGTTCTGTCTCTGTGAGCGAGGGTCTTGTCTTGACATACACGGGCAGCAACGAAGGGGGTTCAATCAGGCCTGACGCGGCAATCTTGCCTGAGCGCCGAGAATGTTCGTCCGGCCGAGCAGCGGTTTCCATGACCGCGGGGCAGAAATGCCTGTCTGGTTCGGCAAGAGCTTCCCCGAGCCCTTTACGTAAGTCTTCCGGCGTGAGGCGTCCGCATGAATGAAGATATTCGATGACACCCTCGGCAGCGTGCGGACTAAGCCCCTTGAGTCGCCGCGAAAGGGCGAGACACAACTCTCTGCGGCCCGCCTCCGAATCAGCTCCTTCCATCAGTGTGTGCAGGGCGTTGAGTGAGAGTTCTCCAATGCTAAGTTTGTGTTCTTGCGAAGGAGGCGCGTACTTCTCTCCGGGCCGTAGAAGAATGCCGGCCGAAGACGTTGTCCCCTCGCGGCTACAGGCTTCTATCGCATTTCCATCACTCCTTACAAGAACTGCGCTGGGCCTTCGGCCGAAAAGTTCAAGCCAGAGCGAGAAGAGGGGCCGGTCCTTGTTTGAAGCCGCGGCAAACTCTATCTTCACCACTCTGTCTGCGTCGTGTTGCTCCAGGGCGTGGAGAACGGTTCCGCGCAGTCTCTCCGACGCCGACTGGACGAAGCCCTCGGGCAGAGTCTCGGCGGGCGTACTCAATACGAGTCCGAGTGCCGGCGCCTCGAGGGAAAACAGTGCGGGAAAGCGCGAGGCGAGACAAATCACCAGCAACGAAGAGGTGTCGTGCCCCTTCTTTTCTAGCTCGACGGCGAAACTCATGGGCGCCAGACCGGTGACGGCCTTCACGGTCGAGCCCAACAATTCGTTCGAGAGTTCCTTCACGAGCAAGGCCAGGATCAGGTTTTCCATTCGGTCTCTCTTCTCGGCGAAGCAATGTCGCAAATCTTCAGGCCGTGGAATCAAGCGACCCGGGTACGCCGCCGCTTGGTTTACCAAAGCAGTCTATCAAAGCCGCGGTTCGGTGACTAGTCCCTGTCTCAAGATTGCGCGCGAGCCGAGCCGTTCACGTGGCAGTCTGACACGGACTCCGAAACCACGCGGGAACTCCACGGCCAACTTTCGGATTGACACGTGGCTCCACGTCTCTTACAGTAAGTAGGTCGACGCTTTGCGAGAAGTTGCCGCCGCGTGCGAAGTGGGTGCGTTCCCGGCTCTCCTCGTGAGGCCCACGTTTTCTGCTATCATAGGCCTCTCCTTGGAGTTAACCTCCGATTGCGGGTGCGACGGTACAGGAGTCTTCGGCTCAAGTCTTCCAGTCTGAGGGAGCACGACGAGCCCGGGGAGGAAAGCTTCTGTGATTAGAAGCATGACTGGTTTTGGCAGGAGCGAGATTCAACGCCAAGGCGTTCTTCTCGTGACCGAAATCCGTAGCGTGAACAACAAGTTCTGCGACGTTTCCTTGAGGTTGCCGAAGTGGCTCGCGCACTTTGAGCCCAAGGTGCGCGCCCTCGTTCAACAGAGGATACTGAGAGGAAAGCTTGCCGTCTTCGTCACTTGGAACGGAGACGACGGCGATCTTACTCTCGGCCTCGACGCTAACGCGGCTGACAGGTACTTTGGCCTGCTAAAAGCACTCAAGGAACGATATAACCTTTCCGGAGAGATAACCCTCCAGATGCTCATGAGTTTTCCGGACCTCTTGTCCCCCGAAAAGGGACCGGCCGCAGACGAAATGGGCTGGAAGCTTGTGGAAGAAGGAGTGACGAAAGCCATCGATGACGTCGTCTCCATGAAAGAGGCGGAAGGGAAGAGTCTGTCCGAAGACCTGAGGGCTCGGGTGAACGTTCTTTTGGAGTACGTGGCCAGGGTAGAAAAGAGAGCACCCGTTCGCGTCGGAGAGGCCAAGGAGAAACTTCGAACCAGGCTTTCCGAATTGCTAGGTCGGGGAGAGATACCGGAAGATCGGTTGGCCCTCGAGGTGGTTATCTTCACCGACAAGCTGGATTGCACCGAAGAATGCGTCAGACTCAGGGCGCACGCGAAGCAGTTCGTCGCACTGATCGATGGACCCGAGTTCGCGGGGCGCAAGCTACATTTCCTGCTTCAGGAAATGAACCGTGAGGCCAACACCATCGGCGCCAAGGCGGCGGACGTCGAAATCGTCAACGAAATTGTAAGCATCAAGGACGAGATAGAGAAACTCAGAGAACAGGTGCAGAACGTAGAGTGAGAGCCCAGGCATAACAAGGGCCGTTGGAACGGGAGCCCGGGCCTCCCGGACGCTTGAGTCAAGTGGGTAGAAGTATTATCCTTCCTGAAGGGAAAAGTAAGAACGTTGCGTTTCCCGTGGTCGTCTCCGGTCCCTCGGGAGTCGGCAAGACCTGCCTTTGCCGTGGGGTCCTTGCGGATTGCGACGACGTGGCGTACTCGGTTTCTGCCACGACCAGGAACAGAAGGGACAACGAAGTGAACGGCAGGGACTATCACTTCGTCGAACCCGATCGCTTCAGGGCAATGGCTCAGGCAGGCGAACTCCTTGAATGGGCGGAAGTGCACGGCGACCTTTACGGAACTCCTCGCCATTCCGTGCTG
Coding sequences within it:
- a CDS encoding polysaccharide deacetylase family protein encodes the protein MHPLSLFASTNLILLFHAVPSKDWFADTLRRVRQFYNFVSAEDIELYYYGGGILGNSCHVTFDDGKRTVYENALPVLKDMNIPATVFVSPRVVTEGRNYWFQELRIIRSIIGDAEVKEAICDSIGCSLADIQKYRVLSILKCMKLADIASTIDSLKARHDIRIKERFNISVAELHEMIDSGVFAVGGHTMNHAILSNESEETAEKEIRESLEGLSRMTSSRTRYFSYPNGSKLDYGEREIAILGRNDIKLTFAYNTEFFGKKSNPMSLPRAAFAISGSGENPAIVPKILLVPIWEGVRSLVRLGRTEERERTEIRRHLLLPRHGSSSHSE
- a CDS encoding methyltransferase domain-containing protein encodes the protein MARRLRSAAKEERKHLYTALYDELYRRVPLHPQLTQKADAQSRLQAVSTQMRLLGRYLHPDSIFLEIGAGDCSLSREVSRRVRKAYAVDVSEEITKGESFPQNFELIISDGSSIPVPRGSATLAYSRRLMEHLHPDDAVDQLKNVYVALAEGGKYICITPNSLSGPYDISRYFDEVATGFHLKEYTFTELDELFRKVGFSRIDAYAGGQGTYVRIPPSVILRCERILRRLPPSLRRTIASTLPLRALLGITMVGTK
- a CDS encoding NFACT family protein codes for the protein MENLILALLVKELSNELLGSTVKAVTGLAPMSFAVELEKKGHDTSSLLVICLASRFPALFSLEAPALGLVLSTPAETLPEGFVQSASERLRGTVLHALEQHDADRVVKIEFAAASNKDRPLFSLWLELFGRRPSAVLVRSDGNAIEACSREGTTSSAGILLRPGEKYAPPSQEHKLSIGELSLNALHTLMEGADSEAGRRELCLALSRRLKGLSPHAAEGVIEYLHSCGRLTPEDLRKGLGEALAEPDRHFCPAVMETAARPDEHSRRSGKIAASGLIEPPSLLPVYVKTRPSLTETEPGSTDTTPAATSVLKCFPAASEAVRFSFFGLCRWYRGLSAARLKEHAAALSDKLGRLRASLLEDLSSAEQAHEFRRTGELILANLGTLRRGSTLVELKDIHVDGQSLVKVKLDPALSLTDNAERYFKKARKAERALALLKKRAASVERSLQVIEEFSEDIPEQVDAEESERVSRELDRLSGRVRGSTAARKPGAEVKSGATFNPRTFETSDGMTIIVGRNNKENDYVTHHLAKPEDLWFHASAMPGSHVVLKKKGKSAPSRRAIEEAASVAAYFSKGRTSSGVPVIYTEKKYVHKPRGARPGLATCARERFLMVTPRKPKSTPP
- a CDS encoding YicC family protein codes for the protein MIRSMTGFGRSEIQRQGVLLVTEIRSVNNKFCDVSLRLPKWLAHFEPKVRALVQQRILRGKLAVFVTWNGDDGDLTLGLDANAADRYFGLLKALKERYNLSGEITLQMLMSFPDLLSPEKGPAADEMGWKLVEEGVTKAIDDVVSMKEAEGKSLSEDLRARVNVLLEYVARVEKRAPVRVGEAKEKLRTRLSELLGRGEIPEDRLALEVVIFTDKLDCTEECVRLRAHAKQFVALIDGPEFAGRKLHFLLQEMNREANTIGAKAADVEIVNEIVSIKDEIEKLREQVQNVE